A genomic region of Antennarius striatus isolate MH-2024 chromosome 4, ASM4005453v1, whole genome shotgun sequence contains the following coding sequences:
- the LOC137594149 gene encoding high-affinity choline transporter 1-like: MAVNVPGLVVVVIFYIIILFIGIWASRKSKKAEKTCAGTKSEVTIVGGRNISVLVGVFTTTATWVGGGYILGNAEVVYSPKQGLIWAIGPPAFAINLILGGLFFAKPMRSKCYLTMLDPFQHRYGNMFTATLLLPALVSDILWVACILAALGGTMSIILGLSSAVSIIISAAVSIFYTFLGGLYSVAYTDVIQFFFMFFSLFLCIPFVVLSPAVADISVHLNQSNVNSWVGELKLADAGKWADEMLLLALGGLAYQALYQRILSAASSAQAQITCLAAAGVVFIMGIPSVVIGAMASIADWNQTAYGLPPPFERGEAGKILPLALQYLTPTWLSVLGIGSVAAAVMSSVDSILLSSASMFTQNIYKTTLRKQASERELQWVIRVAILLVGLAGMGLAFKGESVFALWLLSTDLLYCIILPQLICVLHLICANSYGAICGYIVGLLLRLLSGDSILGIPPVLLFPGWREEDGVITQYFPYRTLVMLCSLICIITVSKMVEVGFHQQLIPQSWDLLRVFKKKKENQGEEVPLPQGEENTTLSARL; this comes from the exons ATGGCAGTGAATGTCCCTGGACTGGTGGTTGTAGTCATTTTTTATATCATCATCCTGTTCATTGGAATCTGGGCATCTCGTAAATCAAAGAAAGCAGAGAAGACCTGTGCTGGTACCAAAAGTGAAGTTACCATTGTGGGTGGCCGCAACATCAGTGTCCTGGTTGGAGTTTTCACCACAACag CAACATGGGTTGGTGGTGGCTACATCCTGGGAAATGCTGAGGTTGTTTATTCTCCCAAACAAGGTCTCATCTGGGCTATAGGGCCTCCTGCCTTTGCTATCAATTTGATTCTGG GGGGATTGTTTTTTGCCAAACCTATGAGGTCAAAGTGCTACTTGACCATGCTGGATCCATTTCAGCATCGCTATGGCAACATGTTCACTGCAACACTCCTCCTTCCTGCTTTGGTCAGTGATATTCTGTGGGTGGCCTGCATCCTTGCTGCCCTGG GAGGAACAATGAGCATCATTCTTGGACTGTCTTCAGCAGTGTCCATTATTATCTCTGCAGCTGTCTCCATCTTCTACACCTTTTTAGGGGGCCTCTACTCTGTTGCATATACTGATGTGATCcagtttttctttatgtttttcagCCTG TTTCTCTGCATTCCATTTGTGGTTCTCAGTCCTGCAGTTGCTGACATCTCAGTCCACCTCAACCAATCAAATGTGAACTCATGGGTTGGAGAATTGAAGCTGGCAGACGCAGGAAAATGGGCTGATGAAATGCTGCTATTG GCTTTGGGGGGACTAGCCTATCAGGCTCTCTACCAGAGGATCCTTTCTGCAGCCTCCTCTGCTCAGGCTCAGATCACCTGTCTTGCTGCTGCTGGGGTAGTTTTTATTATGGGAATCCCTTCAGTTGTCATTGGAGCCATGGCTTCCATTGCAG actggaaccagacagcGTATGGTCTACCCCCTCCTTTTGAACGAGGGGAGGCAGGGAAGATTCTGCCACTGGCCCTGCAATACCTCACCCCAACCTGGTTGTCAGTGTTAGGCATTGGTTCTGTGGCTGCAGCAGTGATGTCGTCCGTGGATTCTATACTGCTGTCCTCAGCATCCATGTTTACACAAAACATATACAAGACAACTTTGAgaaagcag GCCTCGGAGCGTGAGCTGCAGTGGGTGATCCGTGTTGCCATCCTGCTGGTTGGACTGGCAGGAATGGGCCTGGCCTTCAAGGGAGAAAGTGTGTTTGCCCTCTGGCTACTGAGTACGGACCTCCTGTACTGCATTATCCTTCCACAGCTCATCTGTGTGCTGCATCTTATCTGTGCTAACAGCTACGGTGCTATTTGTGGCTACATTGTGGGACTGCTGCTCCGTCTCCTGAGTGGGGATTCCATACTTGGAatccctcctgtcctcctgttcCCTGgctggagagaggaggatggagttATCACTCAGTATTTTCCCTACAGGACTCTGGTCATGCTTTGCTCCTTGATATGTATCATTACAGTGTCTAAAATGGTGGAGGTTGGCTTCCATCAGCAACTGATTCCTCAGTCATGGGATTTACTGAgagtgtttaaaaagaaaaaggagaatcAAGGGGAGGAGGTGCCTCTACCTCAGGGGGAGGAGAACACTACACTTAGTGCAAGACTATAG